The following proteins are encoded in a genomic region of Phycisphaerales bacterium:
- a CDS encoding type II secretion system protein GspK, producing the protein MRRSRKSFATVLALWVIGLAAVLVLGVQSAGLGQAFGARDSLAEVRARWAAVSGVEQMVAILADDTEDPHPTDAYDVYDRMAEASRGTIGTSGSYRIEHWEGGERFDGPADASARINIARMTADDLFWLPNMTEDLISRIIDWTDADDEVSPLGAEVGSYLSQEHAYEPRNGPMQSIEELELILGILPIDAREEDWNLNNVLDPNENDGDETWPPDNGDGVLEAGWSGILTVVSSESTYGLSGQPRVRLGLGLGGGELVGRVGITAEQADVIAQYAGTNAAALETLITTPLRSLPGLTGQPIDARAQPLNDEQIGLLLEEAAIDGTWLDASGPLIPGRININTVSEDTLAYAPGVTSSIADTIIRERAGRPLGFRTATDLLEVPGLTRGRVQELMQVFGFRSSVFVIRSVGIDEASGTRVEMIATVDRSRLPVVIRDVIFR; encoded by the coding sequence GTGAGGCGGTCGCGCAAGAGCTTTGCCACCGTACTGGCGCTGTGGGTCATCGGGCTCGCGGCGGTGCTCGTGCTGGGCGTGCAGTCAGCGGGGCTGGGCCAGGCTTTTGGTGCACGTGATAGCCTCGCGGAAGTTCGCGCTCGCTGGGCCGCGGTTTCGGGCGTAGAACAGATGGTTGCGATCCTGGCCGACGACACCGAAGATCCGCATCCGACCGACGCATACGACGTCTACGACCGGATGGCCGAGGCCTCCCGGGGGACGATCGGGACGAGCGGCTCGTATCGCATCGAGCATTGGGAGGGCGGAGAACGGTTCGACGGCCCCGCCGACGCGAGCGCCCGGATCAACATTGCGCGAATGACGGCCGACGACCTCTTCTGGCTGCCCAACATGACCGAGGACCTGATCTCGCGGATCATCGATTGGACCGATGCGGACGATGAGGTGAGCCCGCTGGGGGCCGAGGTGGGCTCGTACTTGTCTCAGGAGCACGCATACGAGCCACGAAACGGCCCGATGCAGTCGATCGAAGAACTCGAGCTCATTCTGGGCATTCTGCCCATTGACGCGCGCGAGGAGGATTGGAACCTCAACAACGTGCTCGACCCGAACGAGAACGACGGTGATGAAACCTGGCCGCCGGACAACGGAGACGGCGTGCTGGAAGCTGGCTGGTCGGGCATCCTGACGGTGGTGAGCAGCGAGAGTACTTATGGGCTTTCGGGCCAGCCTCGCGTCCGGCTGGGCCTTGGGCTCGGCGGCGGGGAACTGGTGGGTCGCGTGGGTATCACGGCCGAACAGGCCGACGTGATCGCTCAGTACGCGGGCACGAACGCCGCGGCGCTCGAGACGCTGATTACCACTCCGCTGCGGTCCCTTCCGGGCCTGACCGGTCAGCCGATCGACGCACGCGCCCAGCCGCTGAACGATGAACAGATCGGGCTGTTGCTGGAAGAAGCAGCCATCGACGGCACCTGGCTCGACGCCTCCGGACCACTGATTCCCGGGCGCATCAACATCAACACCGTCTCCGAAGACACGCTCGCGTATGCACCGGGGGTCACCAGTTCGATCGCCGATACGATCATCCGCGAGCGTGCGGGGCGGCCCCTGGGCTTTCGCACCGCAACAGACCTGCTGGAAGTACCCGGCCTGACGCGCGGCAGGGTGCAGGAACTGATGCAGGTCTTTGGCTTTCGTAGTTCGGTCTTTGTGATTCGCAGCGTGGGTATCGATGAAGCGTCCGGGACGCGCGTCGAGATGATTGCTACCGTGGATCGGTCGCGGCTTCCCGTCGTGATCCGAGACGTGATATTCCGATAG
- a CDS encoding type II secretion system protein, with translation MTPARPRFRGFTLIETLAAAGVIALITGLVATSVTRLASARQASRANARAWASADQAAQMVQRAVLQTVRRQDLSQTRLVIRDGGRGEISQDSIYLIARGLESVRPVDNAALESEGGEFEVGFRIRGGAEGSSLWRRVDMAFDEYQDAGGVTSEIARDVVSFSVTAADADGVWAAWDSDQNGLPHMVVIEVRTATPDGRGTAVARRVAALPRVFAQPTLAEIEAASEGDEP, from the coding sequence ATGACGCCTGCCCGCCCACGCTTCCGTGGCTTCACGCTGATCGAAACGCTGGCGGCGGCGGGCGTGATTGCGTTGATCACGGGGCTTGTGGCGACGTCGGTCACGCGTCTAGCCTCAGCCCGGCAGGCGTCCCGCGCCAACGCGCGCGCCTGGGCGAGCGCGGATCAGGCCGCCCAGATGGTGCAGCGAGCGGTGCTTCAGACCGTCCGGCGGCAGGACCTGTCGCAGACACGGCTGGTCATTCGCGATGGTGGCCGAGGTGAGATCTCGCAAGACTCGATCTACCTGATTGCACGCGGCCTCGAATCCGTACGGCCCGTGGACAACGCGGCGCTCGAAAGTGAGGGAGGCGAGTTCGAGGTTGGGTTCAGGATCCGCGGCGGGGCGGAGGGATCCTCGCTATGGCGCCGGGTGGACATGGCCTTTGACGAGTATCAGGACGCGGGCGGCGTGACCAGCGAAATCGCTCGCGACGTTGTGAGCTTCTCCGTGACGGCGGCGGACGCCGATGGCGTGTGGGCGGCTTGGGATTCGGACCAGAATGGACTGCCCCACATGGTCGTCATCGAGGTGCGAACCGCGACGCCTGATGGCCGTGGCACGGCCGTGGCTCGGCGCGTGGCGGCACTGCCGCGAGTGTTTGCGCAGCCCACGCTGGCAGAGATTGAAGCCGCGAGCGAGGGGGACGAACCGTGA
- a CDS encoding type II secretion system protein, giving the protein MHRGFTLVELVVTLVIVGLILGLTVPRVATLAGRGVTAEADAIAGLLSNAAGRSAVGSQPLRVRADAKSVAIERRALVEQGRLESWVWERDPFMPPAVLNRATVQSVYVNGMAQRGSPWIVELGAGSSVEIGLAGGSGPVSVALMPGALRAVVVEGDRLIEPPGRVDLDATGMESTPW; this is encoded by the coding sequence ATGCACCGCGGCTTCACGCTGGTCGAACTGGTGGTCACGCTGGTGATCGTGGGCCTGATCCTGGGCCTGACGGTGCCGCGCGTAGCCACCCTGGCGGGGCGCGGCGTGACGGCCGAGGCGGACGCGATCGCGGGCCTGCTCTCCAATGCCGCGGGTCGATCGGCCGTCGGATCGCAGCCGCTGCGCGTGCGAGCGGACGCCAAGAGCGTGGCAATCGAGCGCCGAGCGTTGGTCGAACAGGGTCGACTCGAGTCTTGGGTCTGGGAGCGCGACCCGTTCATGCCGCCGGCGGTCCTGAACCGTGCCACGGTGCAGTCGGTCTACGTGAATGGCATGGCCCAGCGGGGTTCGCCGTGGATCGTTGAACTCGGTGCTGGTTCGAGCGTCGAGATCGGGCTTGCTGGCGGCAGCGGCCCAGTGAGCGTGGCGCTCATGCCAGGGGCGCTGCGTGCGGTGGTCGTCGAGGGTGATCGGCTGATCGAGCCGCCTGGACGGGTGGACCTTGATGCCACTGGCATGGAGAGCACGCCTTGGTAG
- the gspG gene encoding type II secretion system major pseudopilin GspG — protein sequence MKKNETRRRRRGFTIIEVLVIITIMGIIAAVVVPRLFSRIGQSRQATAESNAASIAGQVQVFLIDMGKLPDTGTLEFLRKEPSGMSGTWNGPYISNDEMLIDPWGNPYIIVAPGEKNTDFDIVSYGADGQPGGEGEDADIIKP from the coding sequence ATGAAGAAGAACGAAACGCGCCGTCGCCGGCGGGGATTCACGATCATCGAAGTGCTGGTGATCATCACGATCATGGGGATCATCGCGGCCGTGGTCGTGCCGCGACTGTTCAGCCGCATCGGCCAGAGCCGCCAGGCGACCGCCGAGAGCAACGCCGCGAGCATCGCCGGGCAGGTCCAGGTGTTCCTGATTGATATGGGCAAGCTGCCCGACACGGGGACGCTGGAGTTTCTTCGCAAGGAACCCAGCGGGATGAGCGGTACGTGGAACGGGCCGTACATCAGCAACGACGAGATGCTGATCGATCCGTGGGGCAATCCGTACATCATCGTGGCGCCGGGCGAAAAGAACACGGACTTCGACATCGTGAGCTATGGCGCCGATGGGCAGCCGGGCGGCGAGGGCGAGGATGCCGACATCATCAAGCCCTGA
- a CDS encoding type II secretion system F family protein, which produces MPSFRVQCAGGGDAPIIDAPTRAAAIREVSRRGLTPLVVEPMDAFSASTKVGSAASDEPASSAGFSLLSGRFSGTQRAAVIRELSTGLDAGLPLVQALRLIARQRKSKAQRAVMERVIEKVEHGRGLADALEASPELANDLSVNMVRAGEASGKLAEVLGQLADLLERDVRLKRALVGATTYPGLLLVLCLASIVLVSTVIAPKILEEAAGAIDDLPWPTLVVQGFANLVLGWWWLILALLGFLVAGFVAMRRSDEGRLSMDRALLATPLIGLLARDVAVSRFTRTLGTLTGSGISLLQALRITRATLGNRALENVIDDVVSQVSQGKTLATPMEQSGYFPPMLVQIVAMGERSGRLEELLGHAARAMEERTEATLKLVTTLLPPLLVVTMAGVVGFIVLAILLPMLELQDVAGNAM; this is translated from the coding sequence ATGCCGAGCTTTCGCGTGCAGTGCGCCGGCGGTGGCGACGCTCCGATCATCGACGCGCCCACGCGCGCCGCGGCAATCCGCGAAGTGTCTCGTCGTGGACTGACGCCATTGGTCGTCGAGCCAATGGATGCGTTCTCGGCTTCGACCAAGGTTGGTTCGGCGGCTTCCGACGAGCCGGCGTCCTCGGCGGGCTTCTCGCTCTTGAGTGGCCGTTTCAGCGGTACGCAGCGGGCCGCGGTCATTCGAGAGCTGTCGACTGGCCTGGATGCTGGCTTGCCGCTGGTGCAAGCACTCCGCTTGATCGCCCGGCAGCGCAAGAGCAAGGCGCAGCGTGCGGTGATGGAGCGGGTGATCGAGAAGGTCGAGCATGGTCGGGGCCTTGCCGACGCGCTGGAGGCCTCGCCCGAGCTTGCGAACGACCTGAGCGTGAACATGGTGCGTGCGGGCGAGGCATCTGGCAAGCTTGCCGAGGTGCTTGGCCAGCTTGCCGACCTTCTGGAGCGCGACGTGCGGCTGAAGCGCGCGCTCGTGGGCGCAACGACGTATCCTGGGTTGCTGCTGGTGCTGTGCCTTGCGTCGATCGTGCTGGTATCGACCGTGATTGCGCCCAAGATCCTCGAAGAGGCCGCAGGGGCGATCGACGACCTGCCATGGCCCACGTTGGTCGTGCAGGGCTTTGCGAATCTCGTGCTGGGCTGGTGGTGGTTGATCCTGGCGTTGCTGGGCTTTCTGGTAGCCGGTTTTGTTGCGATGCGGCGCAGCGACGAGGGACGGCTGAGCATGGATCGGGCGTTGCTGGCCACGCCGTTGATCGGCTTGCTGGCTCGCGACGTGGCGGTGAGTCGGTTCACCCGGACGCTGGGCACGCTGACGGGTTCTGGCATCAGCTTGCTCCAGGCGCTGCGTATCACGCGGGCAACGCTGGGCAATCGTGCGCTCGAGAACGTCATCGACGACGTGGTCAGCCAGGTGAGCCAGGGCAAGACCCTGGCGACGCCCATGGAGCAGAGCGGCTACTTTCCGCCCATGCTGGTCCAGATCGTGGCCATGGGCGAACGAAGCGGGCGGCTGGAAGAACTTCTGGGCCATGCGGCCCGGGCCATGGAAGAGCGAACCGAGGCCACGCTGAAGCTGGTGACGACGCTGCTTCCTCCGCTGCTGGTCGTCACGATGGCGGGCGTGGTGGGTTTCATCGTGCTGGCGATCCTGCTTCCGATGCTTGAGTTGCAGGACGTCGCTGGAAACGCGATGTGA
- a CDS encoding GspE/PulE family protein, with translation MDRTTLTGRDTREGSSNGHVDHPPSGGGHDAVEAGPALLTEAPSVERAISRLMGGDDVARLHAAPIGEREGRIALAMLDPSDWASADEASLIVGRPVTPVAIAEPAFRALVQREYGTTAAAMAANLGMGGGDEEVLANLESIEAEDLHRMAEQPSLINLVNLLILEAIRLGASDVHVEPFERDLKVKYRIDGVLVEQQPPPKRLQPAITSRIKIMAGMNIAERYAPQDGHITLRFDGRKIDIRVSTAPTIYGESIVMRVLDKQSLQLDLTTLGMRETDRREIDRLIAIPHGMVLVTGPTGSGKTTTLYAALSKLYDPRKKIITIEDPVEYELEGVNQIPVNPKRGLSFASGLRSILRQDPDVVMVGEIRDGETAEISVRAAMTGHLILSTLHTNDAASAVGRMLDMGIEPFLLASVLEAVIAQRLGRRLAKPYAFAHRPTDAEMLRLTPEERELFAEATGEAIDSHDAGQSIFKGRIGFYEVLTVTRAMRAAIGDRVNAQKLLETAHPTHQTMRRDGLIKASQGLTTVGEVLRATQDSGTDMLLEDAD, from the coding sequence TTGGACCGGACGACGCTGACAGGCCGTGATACGCGCGAAGGCTCGAGCAATGGGCACGTCGACCACCCCCCGTCGGGCGGTGGCCATGATGCTGTCGAAGCGGGGCCGGCATTGCTGACCGAGGCGCCGTCGGTGGAGCGTGCGATCTCGCGCCTGATGGGTGGCGACGATGTGGCTCGGTTGCATGCCGCGCCCATCGGCGAGCGCGAGGGCCGCATCGCGCTTGCGATGCTGGATCCGTCGGACTGGGCCTCGGCGGACGAGGCCTCGCTCATCGTCGGTCGGCCGGTCACGCCGGTCGCGATTGCCGAGCCGGCATTTCGGGCGCTCGTCCAGCGTGAGTATGGCACCACGGCCGCCGCAATGGCCGCCAACCTGGGCATGGGCGGCGGCGACGAAGAGGTGCTGGCCAACCTCGAATCGATCGAGGCCGAAGACCTGCACCGGATGGCCGAGCAGCCATCGCTGATCAACCTGGTCAACCTGCTGATCCTGGAAGCGATCCGTCTTGGCGCCAGCGACGTGCACGTCGAGCCATTCGAGCGTGACTTGAAGGTCAAGTACCGCATCGACGGCGTGCTGGTCGAGCAGCAGCCGCCGCCCAAGCGCTTGCAGCCGGCCATCACCAGCCGCATCAAGATCATGGCGGGGATGAACATTGCTGAGCGGTATGCGCCGCAGGATGGCCATATCACGCTCCGGTTCGACGGCCGCAAGATCGATATCCGTGTCTCGACGGCCCCGACGATCTACGGCGAATCGATCGTGATGCGCGTTCTGGACAAGCAGAGCCTGCAACTGGACCTGACGACGCTGGGGATGCGTGAGACGGACCGGCGCGAGATCGATCGCCTGATCGCGATTCCGCACGGGATGGTATTGGTCACCGGTCCGACGGGCTCGGGCAAGACCACCACGCTCTACGCCGCGCTCAGCAAGCTGTACGACCCGCGGAAAAAGATCATCACGATCGAAGATCCGGTGGAGTACGAGCTCGAGGGCGTGAACCAGATTCCGGTCAATCCAAAGCGTGGATTGAGCTTTGCATCGGGATTGCGATCGATCCTGCGTCAGGACCCCGACGTGGTGATGGTGGGCGAGATTCGCGATGGCGAGACGGCGGAGATCTCGGTGCGTGCGGCGATGACGGGCCACCTGATCCTGTCCACGCTGCACACCAACGATGCGGCAAGCGCCGTGGGCCGAATGCTGGACATGGGCATCGAGCCGTTCCTGCTTGCCAGCGTACTCGAGGCGGTCATCGCTCAGCGGTTGGGACGGCGGCTGGCCAAGCCATATGCGTTCGCGCATCGCCCGACCGATGCCGAGATGCTTCGGCTGACGCCCGAAGAACGTGAGTTGTTCGCGGAAGCGACCGGCGAGGCGATCGACTCGCACGATGCCGGCCAATCGATCTTTAAGGGACGAATCGGCTTCTACGAGGTGCTCACGGTCACGCGCGCCATGCGTGCGGCTATTGGCGATCGTGTCAACGCACAAAAGCTCCTGGAGACGGCGCACCCGACGCACCAGACCATGCGGCGTGACGGCCTCATCAAGGCATCGCAGGGACTGACGACCGTGGGTGAGGTCCTTCGCGCAACGCAGGACAGCGGCACGGACATGCTGCTCGAGGATGCCGACTGA
- a CDS encoding aspartate 1-decarboxylase encodes MLRKVLHSKIHMAAVTAARPDYVGSITIDRRLLRAVGLRASDAVEVANVANGERFETYVFLGDDGVIEVNGAAALLVNPGDKLIIMHYAYMDEAEYVAHQPKVALVADGNALDRVVAYDPWP; translated from the coding sequence ATGCTCCGAAAGGTCCTCCACAGCAAGATCCACATGGCCGCTGTCACCGCGGCCCGTCCCGACTACGTCGGCTCTATCACCATCGACCGCCGACTCCTGCGGGCCGTTGGCCTGCGGGCCAGCGACGCGGTCGAGGTCGCGAACGTCGCCAATGGCGAGCGATTCGAGACCTACGTCTTCCTGGGCGACGATGGCGTCATCGAGGTCAACGGTGCCGCCGCCCTGCTGGTCAATCCGGGCGACAAACTCATCATCATGCACTATGCCTACATGGACGAAGCCGAGTACGTGGCCCACCAGCCCAAGGTCGCGCTCGTTGCCGATGGCAATGCCCTCGACCGGGTCGTGGCCTACGACCCCTGGCCCTAG
- a CDS encoding glycosyltransferase family 1 protein, whose translation MRLMLFTDTLGDVNGVSRFIRNMGHESMAAGREMLIATSTRFEVPDDPCFYNVKPRFAMKMPKYAELDMVIPQKRDLVRRADEFRPDVVHVSTPGSVGKVGRDYAKKRGIPIAGVYHTDFPAYLEHLFHDEMYGTVTAQYMKYFYKPFKLILSRSEQYMESLEKLGFSRDRMAKLEPGIKLDDFDAKHKDEGVWDEYGLPRDSVKVLYVGRISTEKNLPMLTAIWTQVRERTKAAGVDAHLVIVGGGPYLDEMKSALGGHGTVFPGFKHGTELATLYASADMFVFPSLTDTLGQVVLESQASGIPVIVADQGGPKEVVDDGRTGLVLPGHKTPAWVDAVSDLAIDHDKRKAMGAAGVPWAQDFSISASFEKFWSAHEALIEAPQMQTA comes from the coding sequence ATGCGGCTCATGCTGTTCACCGACACGCTTGGCGATGTGAATGGCGTGAGCCGTTTCATTCGCAACATGGGGCACGAATCGATGGCGGCCGGGCGGGAGATGCTGATCGCCACGTCGACGCGCTTCGAGGTGCCCGATGACCCCTGCTTCTACAACGTGAAGCCTCGGTTCGCGATGAAGATGCCCAAGTACGCCGAACTGGACATGGTGATTCCGCAGAAGCGGGACCTCGTGAGGCGTGCCGACGAGTTCAGGCCCGACGTGGTGCATGTTTCGACGCCGGGCTCGGTGGGCAAGGTTGGCCGCGACTATGCCAAGAAGCGCGGCATCCCGATCGCAGGGGTGTACCACACCGATTTCCCCGCGTACCTGGAGCACCTGTTCCACGATGAGATGTACGGCACGGTGACGGCCCAGTACATGAAGTACTTCTACAAGCCGTTCAAGCTGATCCTGTCGCGCAGCGAGCAGTACATGGAGTCGCTGGAGAAGCTCGGCTTCTCGCGGGATCGCATGGCCAAGCTCGAACCGGGCATCAAGCTGGACGACTTCGACGCGAAACACAAGGACGAGGGCGTGTGGGACGAGTACGGCCTGCCACGCGACTCAGTGAAAGTGTTGTATGTCGGCCGCATCAGCACCGAGAAGAACCTGCCGATGCTGACGGCGATCTGGACGCAGGTGCGCGAGCGGACGAAGGCGGCGGGCGTGGATGCGCATCTCGTGATCGTGGGTGGCGGGCCGTACCTGGACGAGATGAAGTCGGCGCTCGGCGGGCACGGGACGGTGTTCCCGGGGTTCAAGCATGGAACCGAGTTGGCCACGCTGTATGCGTCGGCGGACATGTTCGTGTTTCCGTCGCTGACCGACACGCTGGGGCAGGTGGTGCTCGAGAGCCAGGCAAGCGGCATCCCGGTGATCGTGGCGGATCAGGGCGGGCCCAAGGAAGTCGTGGACGACGGCCGAACGGGCCTGGTGCTGCCCGGACATAAGACACCGGCGTGGGTGGACGCGGTGAGCGATTTGGCGATCGACCACGACAAGCGGAAGGCCATGGGGGCGGCGGGCGTGCCTTGGGCGCAAGACTTCTCGATCTCGGCGAGCTTTGAGAAGTTCTGGTCGGCGCACGAGGCGCTGATCGAGGCGCCTCAAATGCAAACCGCCTAG
- the icd gene encoding NADP-dependent isocitrate dehydrogenase: MPATAEPITTSNGRLNVPNQVIIPFIEGDGTGPDIWAASVRVFDAAVEKAYGGERKIHWHEVLAGEKAHNQTGDWLPDATLDAFREYLVGIKGPLTTPTGGGIRSINVALRQQLDLYTCLRPVRWFEGVPSPLKDPSKTDMVIFRENTEDIYAGIEFEAGSEDLKKFKEGFSQTFPDRWKKVRFPDSCGIGIKPVSQEGTERLVRAAIQYAIDNDRPSVTLVHKGNIMKFTEGAFMKWGYEVAAKHFGATPLDGGPWHEFTAPNGKKIVIKDVIADAFLQQILTRPAEYDVIATMNLNGDYVSDALAACVGGIGIAPGANINYDTGHAVFEATHGTAPKYAGQDKVNPGSVILSGELMLRHMGWTEAADLIIKGMEGAIAAKTVTYDFERLMDGATLLKCSEFGEAVVEKMG; the protein is encoded by the coding sequence ATGCCCGCGACCGCAGAGCCGATTACCACCAGCAATGGCCGCCTGAACGTGCCCAATCAGGTCATCATCCCGTTTATCGAGGGCGATGGAACGGGGCCGGACATCTGGGCGGCTTCCGTGCGGGTATTCGATGCGGCCGTTGAGAAGGCCTACGGCGGCGAGCGGAAGATCCACTGGCACGAGGTGCTGGCGGGCGAGAAGGCCCACAACCAGACCGGCGATTGGCTGCCCGATGCGACGCTGGACGCGTTCCGCGAATATCTGGTGGGCATCAAGGGCCCGCTGACCACCCCAACCGGTGGCGGCATCCGCTCGATTAATGTTGCGCTCAGGCAGCAGCTCGATTTGTATACCTGCCTGCGGCCCGTGCGGTGGTTCGAGGGCGTGCCCAGCCCGCTGAAGGACCCCAGCAAGACCGACATGGTGATCTTCCGCGAGAACACCGAGGACATCTACGCGGGCATCGAATTCGAGGCCGGCAGCGAGGACCTCAAGAAGTTCAAGGAAGGCTTCAGCCAGACGTTCCCCGATCGCTGGAAGAAGGTCCGCTTCCCTGATTCGTGTGGCATCGGCATCAAGCCCGTGTCGCAAGAGGGCACCGAGCGGCTGGTGCGGGCGGCGATCCAATACGCGATCGACAACGATCGTCCTTCGGTGACACTGGTGCACAAGGGCAACATCATGAAGTTCACCGAGGGCGCCTTCATGAAGTGGGGCTACGAGGTGGCGGCCAAGCACTTCGGCGCGACCCCGCTCGATGGCGGACCGTGGCACGAGTTCACCGCGCCCAACGGCAAGAAGATCGTGATCAAGGACGTCATCGCCGACGCCTTCCTGCAACAGATCCTGACGCGGCCGGCCGAGTACGACGTGATCGCGACGATGAACTTGAACGGCGATTACGTGAGCGACGCCCTGGCGGCGTGTGTGGGCGGCATCGGCATCGCGCCTGGGGCGAACATCAACTACGACACGGGCCACGCGGTCTTCGAAGCGACACACGGCACGGCTCCGAAGTACGCCGGCCAGGACAAGGTGAACCCCGGCAGCGTGATCCTCTCGGGCGAACTGATGCTCCGGCACATGGGCTGGACCGAGGCTGCCGACCTGATCATCAAGGGCATGGAAGGCGCGATCGCCGCGAAGACGGTGACGTACGACTTCGAGCGTTTGATGGACGGGGCGACGTTGCTGAAGTGCAGCGAGTTTGGCGAGGCCGTTGTCGAGAAGATGGGCTAA
- the aroA gene encoding 3-phosphoshikimate 1-carboxyvinyltransferase, producing MPEFAPHAGPQEMASHLAAPLDTLADPLPVPTLRSVLGEAAFDVTLRPPGSKSLTNRALLLAALARGTSELRGALADAVDTKVMLAALQTLGVGIEIDGTTMRVSGVGGRWAPKGASEITLDLENAGTATRFLAAASVLSPVPIVITGNQRMRARPIGALAGVLGDLGARVESLESPGCPPLRITPPASPPERGQVFFEELPSSQFVSAVLMLGAFLPGGLSVEIDGEATSASYIRMTMGLLDLLGVNVRASADMRVLRVASHGGGIDGFELDIEPDASGASVFWAAAAATPGARVTMDGVDESGLQGDVAFPSVLARMGATMTSIGADDGPGGPRLTVRGGSSINPVMADMRDMPDAAMALVVLASLASGGSMIRGLHTLRVKETDRLEALKTELAKVGVEVELDVHGEDGAVRVEPPARGLDRSSSATPVVFDTYDDHRMAMALSLIALHRPNVSIADPGCVRKTYPGFWTELSKLYE from the coding sequence ATGCCAGAATTCGCCCCACACGCCGGCCCCCAGGAGATGGCGTCGCATCTGGCGGCGCCCCTGGACACACTCGCAGACCCGCTGCCCGTGCCGACGCTGCGTTCGGTCCTGGGCGAGGCTGCCTTTGACGTTACCCTCCGGCCGCCGGGCAGCAAGAGCCTGACCAACCGGGCACTGCTGTTGGCGGCTTTGGCCCGGGGCACGAGCGAGTTGCGGGGCGCCCTGGCCGATGCGGTTGATACGAAGGTAATGCTGGCGGCCTTGCAGACCCTTGGCGTTGGGATCGAGATCGATGGCACCACGATGCGCGTGTCTGGCGTCGGGGGCCGATGGGCGCCAAAGGGTGCTTCGGAGATCACGCTGGACCTGGAGAACGCGGGCACGGCTACGCGCTTTCTCGCTGCGGCCAGCGTTTTGTCGCCGGTGCCGATCGTGATCACCGGAAATCAGCGGATGCGTGCGCGACCGATCGGAGCTCTGGCTGGCGTACTTGGCGATCTTGGCGCTCGTGTTGAGAGCCTCGAGTCGCCTGGATGTCCACCCCTTCGGATCACGCCGCCCGCGAGCCCACCCGAGCGGGGGCAGGTGTTCTTCGAAGAGTTGCCGTCGAGTCAGTTCGTTTCGGCGGTATTGATGCTCGGGGCGTTCCTGCCCGGTGGATTGTCGGTGGAGATCGACGGCGAGGCCACCAGTGCGTCGTACATCCGCATGACGATGGGGCTGCTCGACCTGCTGGGCGTGAACGTGCGCGCTTCGGCGGACATGCGGGTCTTGCGTGTCGCGAGCCACGGCGGAGGCATCGATGGATTCGAACTGGACATCGAGCCGGACGCGAGCGGGGCCTCGGTCTTCTGGGCCGCGGCGGCCGCGACGCCAGGCGCCCGTGTGACGATGGACGGCGTGGACGAATCCGGCCTGCAGGGCGACGTCGCATTTCCTTCGGTGCTGGCGCGGATGGGTGCCACCATGACATCGATCGGGGCGGACGATGGACCCGGGGGGCCGCGGCTGACGGTTCGTGGTGGGTCTTCCATCAATCCGGTCATGGCCGACATGCGCGACATGCCCGACGCGGCGATGGCATTGGTCGTGCTCGCGTCGCTGGCCAGCGGCGGGTCGATGATCCGGGGGCTGCACACGCTGCGAGTGAAGGAAACCGACCGGCTGGAGGCTTTGAAAACCGAATTGGCCAAGGTCGGGGTGGAGGTTGAGCTCGACGTCCACGGCGAGGACGGGGCGGTCCGCGTCGAGCCTCCGGCCAGAGGGCTCGATCGCTCATCATCGGCGACGCCGGTGGTGTTCGACACGTATGACGACCACCGGATGGCGATGGCGTTGTCGCTGATTGCGCTGCATCGGCCCAACGTGAGCATCGCCGACCCGGGGTGCGTGCGGAAGACGTATCCGGGATTCTGGACGGAGCTGTCCAAACTCTACGAATAG
- a CDS encoding co-chaperone GroES, which yields MEPIGARVLIRKDEDKKQTKAGLHLPDKMEIPTLTGRIVAISSQVEHDEDYPVRQYQRVLFHPGKAIPVDFEGDNRLFVVPITDVVAVFRAAGDDTDAAGGV from the coding sequence GTGGAACCCATCGGCGCGCGGGTTCTGATTCGCAAGGACGAGGACAAGAAGCAGACCAAGGCCGGCCTGCACCTGCCCGACAAGATGGAAATTCCCACCCTCACGGGTCGGATCGTGGCGATTTCGAGCCAGGTGGAGCACGACGAGGACTATCCGGTGCGGCAGTATCAGCGCGTGCTGTTTCACCCCGGGAAGGCGATTCCCGTCGATTTCGAGGGTGATAACCGGTTATTCGTGGTGCCGATCACCGACGTCGTTGCGGTGTTTCGGGCGGCCGGAGATGACACGGACGCTGCTGGCGGGGTGTAG